A genomic stretch from Pomacea canaliculata isolate SZHN2017 linkage group LG2, ASM307304v1, whole genome shotgun sequence includes:
- the LOC112556825 gene encoding endoplasmic reticulum junction formation protein lunapark-B-like isoform X1: protein MGIITSRFSKKLSTIETLDKIHKDMSRLEQNRRRSQVLQKRIVASLLLYSILLYIIAAVVFYYLYFPKTWQETLLYTFPLIIFPFLVWGARKFTHWYFVQRLSASELALSELRAQKKTILEEVMEKETYKKAKEILEKYDPARFKQLEAEFDESPVVKPLEKEKPSEVPAQLQERGTYLRQRVRVQPATPRMPLIRSSTPARPSFNPSHTPRSAMGTPAFRPASGPQFMMQAGYSSPPGPPMPRTVLPQKRGAVDKLIDFMVGDGPQNRYALICQQCHSHNGMALPEEFEYLSFRCCYCYYLNTSKKMRPLPPKLVNLQGASSLKPSAESDKSPKNSSE from the exons ATGGGCATAATAACGTCTAGATTCAGC AAAAAGCTGTCAACTATTGAAACTTTGGACAAAATTCACAAG GACATGTCCAGACTTGAGCAAAATCGTCGTCGTAGCCAAGTCTTGCAAAAGAGGATAGTAGCAAGTCTCCTGCTGTATTCCATCTTACTGTACATAATTGCTGCTGTGGTCTTCTACTATCTCTACTTTCCAAAGACATGGCAGGAAACATTGCTGTATACCTTTCCACTTATTATCTTCCCATTTTT aGTATGGGGAGCAAGAAAATTCACTCACTGGTACTTTGTTCAAAGACTAAGTGCAAGTG aacttgCTCTGAGTGAACTTCGtgcacagaagaaaacaatt CTTGAAGAAGTCATGGAAAAAGAGACATACAAAAAGGCAAAGgaaattttggaaaaatatgACCCTGCAAGATTTAAGCAGCTAGAG GCAGAATTTGATGAGTCCCCTGTCGTGAAGCCATTGGAAAAGGAG AAACCTAGTGAAGTGCCAGCACAACTTCAAGAACGTGGAACAT ACCTACGTCAGCGTGTCCGAGTTCAGCCTGCAACACCAAGAATGCCTTTGATTAGAAGCAGCACCCCTGCTAGACCATCATTTAACCCGAGTCATACACCAAGAAGTGCCATGGGAACACCTGCTTTTCGTCCTGCTTCAGGACCACAATTTATGATGCAGGCAGGATACA GTTCACCTCCAGGTCCACCCATGCCACGCACAGTACTGCCACAGAAACGAGGTGCAGTTGACAAATTGATTGACTTCATGGTCGGAGATGGGCCTCAGAACAGATACGCTCTTATTTGTCAGCAGTGTCACTCACATAATGGCATGGCCTTGCCTGAGGAGTTTGAATATCTCA GTTTTCGCTGCtgttattgctattatttaAATACATCAAAGAAGATGAGGCCGTTGCCACCTAAGCTGGTGAATTTGCAAGGTGCATCATCTTTGAAGCCATCAGCAGAGTCGG ATAAATCCCCGAAAAATTCTAGTGAATGA
- the LOC112556825 gene encoding endoplasmic reticulum junction formation protein lunapark-B-like isoform X3, producing the protein MSRLEQNRRRSQVLQKRIVASLLLYSILLYIIAAVVFYYLYFPKTWQETLLYTFPLIIFPFLVWGARKFTHWYFVQRLSASELALSELRAQKKTILEEVMEKETYKKAKEILEKYDPARFKQLEAEFDESPVVKPLEKEKPSEVPAQLQERGTYLRQRVRVQPATPRMPLIRSSTPARPSFNPSHTPRSAMGTPAFRPASGPQFMMQAGYSSPPGPPMPRTVLPQKRGAVDKLIDFMVGDGPQNRYALICQQCHSHNGMALPEEFEYLSFRCCYCYYLNTSKKMRPLPPKLVNLQGASSLKPSAESDKSPKNSSE; encoded by the exons ATGTCCAGACTTGAGCAAAATCGTCGTCGTAGCCAAGTCTTGCAAAAGAGGATAGTAGCAAGTCTCCTGCTGTATTCCATCTTACTGTACATAATTGCTGCTGTGGTCTTCTACTATCTCTACTTTCCAAAGACATGGCAGGAAACATTGCTGTATACCTTTCCACTTATTATCTTCCCATTTTT aGTATGGGGAGCAAGAAAATTCACTCACTGGTACTTTGTTCAAAGACTAAGTGCAAGTG aacttgCTCTGAGTGAACTTCGtgcacagaagaaaacaatt CTTGAAGAAGTCATGGAAAAAGAGACATACAAAAAGGCAAAGgaaattttggaaaaatatgACCCTGCAAGATTTAAGCAGCTAGAG GCAGAATTTGATGAGTCCCCTGTCGTGAAGCCATTGGAAAAGGAG AAACCTAGTGAAGTGCCAGCACAACTTCAAGAACGTGGAACAT ACCTACGTCAGCGTGTCCGAGTTCAGCCTGCAACACCAAGAATGCCTTTGATTAGAAGCAGCACCCCTGCTAGACCATCATTTAACCCGAGTCATACACCAAGAAGTGCCATGGGAACACCTGCTTTTCGTCCTGCTTCAGGACCACAATTTATGATGCAGGCAGGATACA GTTCACCTCCAGGTCCACCCATGCCACGCACAGTACTGCCACAGAAACGAGGTGCAGTTGACAAATTGATTGACTTCATGGTCGGAGATGGGCCTCAGAACAGATACGCTCTTATTTGTCAGCAGTGTCACTCACATAATGGCATGGCCTTGCCTGAGGAGTTTGAATATCTCA GTTTTCGCTGCtgttattgctattatttaAATACATCAAAGAAGATGAGGCCGTTGCCACCTAAGCTGGTGAATTTGCAAGGTGCATCATCTTTGAAGCCATCAGCAGAGTCGG ATAAATCCCCGAAAAATTCTAGTGAATGA
- the LOC112556825 gene encoding endoplasmic reticulum junction formation protein lunapark-B-like isoform X2 yields the protein MGIITSRFSKKLSTIETLDKIHKDMSRLEQNRRRSQVLQKRIVASLLLYSILLYIIAAVVFYYLYFPKTWQETLLYTFPLIIFPFLVWGARKFTHWYFVQRLSASELALSELRAQKKTILEEVMEKETYKKAKEILEKYDPARFKQLEKPSEVPAQLQERGTYLRQRVRVQPATPRMPLIRSSTPARPSFNPSHTPRSAMGTPAFRPASGPQFMMQAGYSSPPGPPMPRTVLPQKRGAVDKLIDFMVGDGPQNRYALICQQCHSHNGMALPEEFEYLSFRCCYCYYLNTSKKMRPLPPKLVNLQGASSLKPSAESDKSPKNSSE from the exons ATGGGCATAATAACGTCTAGATTCAGC AAAAAGCTGTCAACTATTGAAACTTTGGACAAAATTCACAAG GACATGTCCAGACTTGAGCAAAATCGTCGTCGTAGCCAAGTCTTGCAAAAGAGGATAGTAGCAAGTCTCCTGCTGTATTCCATCTTACTGTACATAATTGCTGCTGTGGTCTTCTACTATCTCTACTTTCCAAAGACATGGCAGGAAACATTGCTGTATACCTTTCCACTTATTATCTTCCCATTTTT aGTATGGGGAGCAAGAAAATTCACTCACTGGTACTTTGTTCAAAGACTAAGTGCAAGTG aacttgCTCTGAGTGAACTTCGtgcacagaagaaaacaatt CTTGAAGAAGTCATGGAAAAAGAGACATACAAAAAGGCAAAGgaaattttggaaaaatatgACCCTGCAAGATTTAAGCAGCTAGAG AAACCTAGTGAAGTGCCAGCACAACTTCAAGAACGTGGAACAT ACCTACGTCAGCGTGTCCGAGTTCAGCCTGCAACACCAAGAATGCCTTTGATTAGAAGCAGCACCCCTGCTAGACCATCATTTAACCCGAGTCATACACCAAGAAGTGCCATGGGAACACCTGCTTTTCGTCCTGCTTCAGGACCACAATTTATGATGCAGGCAGGATACA GTTCACCTCCAGGTCCACCCATGCCACGCACAGTACTGCCACAGAAACGAGGTGCAGTTGACAAATTGATTGACTTCATGGTCGGAGATGGGCCTCAGAACAGATACGCTCTTATTTGTCAGCAGTGTCACTCACATAATGGCATGGCCTTGCCTGAGGAGTTTGAATATCTCA GTTTTCGCTGCtgttattgctattatttaAATACATCAAAGAAGATGAGGCCGTTGCCACCTAAGCTGGTGAATTTGCAAGGTGCATCATCTTTGAAGCCATCAGCAGAGTCGG ATAAATCCCCGAAAAATTCTAGTGAATGA